From Gemmatimonadaceae bacterium, the proteins below share one genomic window:
- a CDS encoding EAL domain-containing protein — translation METEHLLYDGVTGLPTLQAAVESMRRAIVERGELLILYFNFTRYSKIEEIYGWEKLDAVLATTAAAMRAYLHDSPLRSSRVMVRFTNDDDFVFFHIPEPGFEAASDEQMTEIISGLQKHVSERIEAVHGEEIASLFDIYAGRAHVMVNPKFRLERQIYRGVRQAVLSSHSVEARETVKKLEDLRESIRTRGVYVDYHPIVVAETGEIFGYEALARGVMRSMRSPEVMFEVAARGDLLWELSRICRARAIEGMHHRFDQGELLFLNVDPGDFADPTFTPEQLNAPDPKRVVIEITERTAIKDYPKFRNRLQAFRDAGFRFAVDDAGSGYAGLGSIANLEPDFIKLDISLINGIDENFIKQNLVETMIRFANDQGAQVIAEGVETAAELAILKSLGVHLVQGFFLHPAGAPRHTVEHQPVPGMPPGSGATQPGKGGAAMRAVRSA, via the coding sequence ATGGAGACCGAGCACCTACTCTACGACGGCGTAACCGGCCTCCCCACTCTCCAGGCGGCCGTCGAGAGCATGCGGCGCGCGATCGTCGAGCGCGGCGAGCTGTTGATCCTGTACTTCAACTTCACCCGTTACTCCAAGATCGAGGAGATCTACGGCTGGGAGAAGCTCGACGCGGTCCTCGCGACCACGGCGGCCGCGATGCGGGCGTACCTGCACGACAGCCCACTCCGCTCTTCCCGCGTCATGGTCAGGTTCACCAACGACGACGACTTCGTGTTCTTCCACATCCCCGAGCCCGGCTTCGAGGCGGCGAGCGACGAACAGATGACGGAGATCATCAGCGGGCTGCAGAAGCACGTCTCCGAGAGAATAGAAGCGGTCCACGGCGAGGAGATCGCGTCACTCTTCGACATATACGCGGGCCGCGCGCACGTCATGGTCAATCCCAAGTTCCGCCTGGAGCGGCAGATATACCGCGGCGTGCGCCAGGCGGTGCTCTCCTCGCACAGCGTCGAAGCGCGGGAAACGGTCAAGAAGCTGGAGGATCTCCGTGAGAGCATCCGGACGCGGGGCGTGTACGTGGACTATCACCCCATCGTGGTGGCCGAAACCGGCGAGATATTCGGCTACGAGGCGCTCGCCCGCGGGGTGATGCGCAGCATGCGCAGCCCCGAGGTGATGTTCGAGGTCGCCGCGCGGGGCGATCTGCTCTGGGAGCTGAGCCGCATCTGCCGCGCGCGCGCGATCGAAGGGATGCACCACCGCTTCGACCAGGGCGAGCTGCTCTTCCTCAACGTGGATCCCGGAGACTTCGCCGATCCGACGTTCACCCCGGAGCAGCTGAACGCACCCGATCCCAAGCGCGTCGTGATCGAGATCACCGAGCGCACCGCGATCAAGGACTATCCCAAGTTTCGCAACCGGCTGCAGGCCTTCCGCGATGCGGGCTTCCGCTTCGCGGTGGACGACGCCGGCAGCGGCTACGCCGGACTGGGGTCCATCGCCAACCTCGAGCCCGACTTCATCAAGCTCGACATCTCGCTGATCAACGGCATCGACGAGAACTTCATCAAGCAGAACCTGGTCGAGACGATGATCAGGTTCGCGAACGATCAGGGCGCGCAGGTCATAGCTGAGGGCGTGGAGACGGCGGCGGAGCTGGCGATCCTGAAATCACTCGGCGTGCATCTGGTGCAGGGATTCTTTCTGCACCCCGCGGGCGCTCCGCGCCATACGGTGGAGCATCAACCCGTGCCGGGCATGCCGCCGGGATCCGGGGCGACTCAACCCGGCAAGGGCGGCGCGGCCATGAGGGCGGTCAGGAGCGCGTAG
- a CDS encoding pitrilysin family protein, translating to MHRFFPSFRRAILGPLALSLIAVFPLESLAQARPAAARAQAQPASATLVTTVEGISEYSLPNGLRILLVPDQSKPTVTVNITYLVGSRHEGYGESGMAHLLEHLVFKGTSRHPNIPQELTEHGSRPNGTTWYDRTNYFETVPATDVNLDWALDLEADRMVNSFIAKKDLESEFTVVRNEFEGGENSPFNATLQRTMSTAFVWHGYGRSTIGNRADIENVPIERLQAFYRKYYQPDNAILVVAGKFEPDKTLRLIEQKFGVIRRPVRSLENANLLYPTYTAEPVQDGEREAVVRRVGDLQLLLAAYHVPAGSHPDFAAVEVLSSVLGDNPSGRLYKALVDTKLAANAGAFAFQLKEPGLLFNFAQLRTDQGIDTARRVLTSTLDNLRSAEFTAAEVDRAKTDLLRNVELLLNNSERVGFELTEWAAMGDWRLMFLHRDRVEKVTPADVQRVAAAYLKPANRTIGMFQPTPSPDRAEIPPVPDVAALVANYTGRAAVAEGEMFDPSPSNIDARVTRVDLSNGAVVTLLPKDTRGDRVVATMYLRQGTEQSLMNKSTISSLMVAMLSRGTTSLTREQVQDSLSKLKANVSIIGGGNNVITRIETTRPNLLPTLDLVAQQLRSPRFDADEFAKLKQERLASVEAGKSEPQVLASIALQRALYPVATGHLLYAASPDENVAYINAVTLDDVRRFHAEYLGASHADLAVVGDFDADETRAALTRLFGDWNSPQPFSRLVRVYAPTDSAMTSILTPDKAQAIYLSAQTIKLSDAHADYPAMLLANYMLGGGFLNSRLATRLRQRDGLSYGVGSGFSAQSLDEYAIFQGFAIYAPQNADRVVTAFREELDRAVREGFTPAEVDAAKTGYVQSRSQARANDSELMGILVDRRFTGRTMAYDAKLDADLAALTAEQVNAVLRKYLDPGKMIVVRAGDWNKAATP from the coding sequence ATGCACCGGTTTTTCCCGTCGTTCCGGCGGGCGATCCTTGGACCGCTCGCGCTCTCCCTCATCGCCGTTTTCCCGCTGGAGTCGCTGGCGCAAGCGCGGCCTGCTGCCGCCCGGGCGCAGGCGCAGCCGGCGAGCGCGACCCTCGTCACGACGGTCGAAGGGATCTCCGAGTATTCGCTGCCAAACGGGCTCCGGATCCTGCTCGTTCCCGACCAGTCCAAACCGACGGTGACGGTCAACATCACCTACCTCGTCGGCTCGCGGCACGAAGGCTACGGCGAGTCCGGCATGGCGCACCTGCTCGAGCACCTCGTGTTCAAGGGGACGTCGCGGCACCCGAACATTCCGCAGGAGCTGACCGAGCACGGCTCGCGGCCCAACGGGACGACCTGGTACGACCGCACCAACTACTTCGAGACGGTCCCCGCGACCGACGTGAACCTGGATTGGGCGCTGGATCTCGAAGCCGACCGGATGGTCAACAGCTTCATCGCCAAGAAGGACCTGGAGAGCGAGTTCACCGTCGTGCGGAACGAGTTCGAGGGCGGCGAGAACAGCCCGTTCAACGCCACGCTCCAGCGCACGATGTCCACCGCCTTCGTCTGGCATGGCTACGGCCGCTCCACGATCGGCAACAGGGCCGACATCGAGAACGTGCCGATAGAGCGGCTGCAGGCCTTCTACAGGAAGTACTACCAGCCCGACAACGCGATTCTGGTGGTGGCCGGGAAGTTCGAGCCGGACAAGACGCTGCGTCTGATCGAGCAGAAGTTCGGCGTTATCCGCAGGCCGGTGCGGTCGCTCGAGAACGCGAATCTGCTTTACCCGACGTACACCGCGGAGCCGGTGCAGGATGGCGAGCGTGAGGCGGTGGTGCGCCGCGTAGGCGACTTGCAGCTGCTGCTCGCCGCGTACCACGTTCCCGCAGGATCGCATCCCGATTTCGCCGCGGTGGAGGTCCTCAGCTCGGTGCTCGGCGACAACCCGTCCGGCCGGCTGTACAAGGCGTTGGTGGACACGAAGCTCGCGGCCAACGCGGGCGCGTTCGCGTTTCAGCTGAAGGAGCCGGGGCTGCTGTTCAACTTCGCCCAGCTCCGCACGGACCAGGGAATCGATACCGCGCGAAGGGTTCTTACCTCGACGCTCGACAACCTTCGCTCGGCGGAGTTCACGGCCGCGGAAGTTGACCGCGCCAAGACCGATCTGCTCCGGAACGTCGAGCTGCTGTTGAACAACTCCGAGCGCGTCGGATTCGAGCTGACCGAATGGGCGGCGATGGGCGATTGGCGGTTGATGTTCCTGCACCGCGATCGCGTGGAGAAGGTCACGCCGGCCGACGTGCAGCGCGTGGCCGCGGCTTACCTGAAGCCCGCGAACCGGACGATCGGGATGTTCCAGCCGACGCCGAGCCCCGACCGCGCGGAGATCCCGCCCGTGCCGGACGTAGCCGCGCTGGTTGCGAACTACACGGGCCGGGCCGCGGTAGCGGAGGGAGAAATGTTCGATCCGTCGCCGAGCAACATCGACGCGCGGGTCACGCGCGTCGACCTGTCCAATGGCGCCGTGGTGACGCTGCTCCCGAAGGACACGCGCGGCGATCGTGTAGTCGCGACGATGTACCTGCGCCAGGGAACCGAGCAGTCGCTGATGAACAAGTCCACGATCTCGTCGCTCATGGTGGCGATGCTCTCCCGCGGCACGACCAGCCTGACGCGCGAGCAGGTGCAGGACTCGCTCAGCAAGCTGAAGGCGAACGTCAGCATCATCGGCGGCGGGAACAACGTCATCACGCGCATCGAGACGACGCGGCCGAATCTGCTCCCGACGCTCGATCTCGTGGCGCAGCAGCTTCGCTCGCCGCGGTTCGACGCGGACGAGTTCGCCAAGCTCAAGCAGGAGAGGCTGGCGAGCGTCGAGGCCGGGAAGTCCGAGCCGCAGGTGCTCGCATCGATCGCGCTCCAGCGGGCCCTCTACCCGGTAGCAACGGGCCATCTGCTGTATGCGGCTTCACCGGATGAAAACGTGGCGTACATCAACGCCGTCACGCTCGACGACGTTCGCCGCTTCCACGCGGAGTATCTGGGCGCAAGTCACGCTGATCTGGCGGTCGTCGGTGATTTCGACGCCGACGAGACGCGCGCCGCTCTGACCCGCCTGTTCGGCGACTGGAACAGCCCGCAGCCGTTCAGCAGGCTCGTGCGCGTGTACGCGCCGACGGACTCGGCGATGACGAGCATTCTCACCCCCGACAAGGCGCAGGCGATCTACCTGTCGGCGCAGACGATCAAGCTCAGCGACGCGCACGCGGATTATCCGGCGATGCTGCTGGCGAACTACATGCTCGGCGGCGGGTTCCTGAACTCGCGGCTCGCCACGCGGCTGCGGCAGCGGGACGGACTCAGCTACGGCGTCGGCTCGGGCTTTTCCGCGCAGTCGCTGGACGAGTACGCGATCTTCCAGGGCTTCGCCATCTACGCGCCGCAGAACGCGGACCGGGTAGTGACGGCGTTCCGGGAGGAGCTGGACCGCGCGGTGCGGGAAGGATTCACCCCAGCGGAAGTGGACGCGGCCAAGACCGGCTACGTCCAGTCGCGGTCGCAGGCCCGGGCCAACGACTCCGAGCTGATGGGAATTCTCGTGGACCGCAGGTTCACGGGACGGACGATGGCCTACGACGCCAAGCTCGACGCCGATCTCGCGGCGCTGACCGCGGAGCAGGTGAACGCGGTGCTGCGGAAGTACCTCGATCCGGGCAAAATGATCGTGGTTCGCGCTGGAGACTGGAACAAGGCCGCGACGCCGTAG
- a CDS encoding glycosyltransferase N-terminal domain-containing protein encodes MNRAARLLYGAVGQLSRVAPLLAPPGKSRTLTALRARRRLTERYVAWARDSRDRSRPLVWVHAASVGEGLQAKPVLSLLRARRPDAQIAYTYFSPSGRQLAGTIDADFADYLPFDNAADMDAALDALRPTLLVFSKLDVWPVLVERARLRGVALALISGTLSPHSRRLSGIGGALARDAYLALDAIGAASADDAERFAAAGIPRARIEVTGDTSYDQVIARAAAARGSRVVEGLASTRFTLVAGSTWPADNRVLFPAWERIRQRDSKARLIIAPHDLSDRQLGAIEAWARPSYKLARLSEAGATSAEVIIVDRYGVLGDIYAVADVAYVGGGLHRAGLHSVIEPAAFGVPVIYGATHARRRDADLLLAAGGAAAIDGAASLERAVTAWLPEAKRKTAGAGALAVVRGEAGASERTYALLTALMAAPPLPG; translated from the coding sequence ATGAACCGCGCGGCGCGGCTGCTCTACGGTGCCGTGGGACAGCTGAGCCGCGTCGCTCCACTCCTCGCTCCGCCGGGAAAGTCCCGGACTCTCACCGCCCTGCGCGCGCGCCGGAGGCTCACGGAAAGGTACGTCGCCTGGGCGCGGGACTCCCGCGACCGGTCCCGTCCGCTGGTGTGGGTGCACGCCGCGTCGGTCGGCGAAGGGCTGCAGGCCAAGCCGGTTCTGTCGCTGCTGCGCGCGAGACGGCCCGACGCGCAGATCGCGTACACGTACTTCTCCCCGAGCGGCAGGCAGCTCGCGGGTACGATCGACGCGGACTTCGCCGATTATCTACCGTTCGACAACGCCGCCGACATGGACGCCGCGCTCGACGCGCTCCGGCCGACGCTGCTGGTGTTCAGCAAGCTCGACGTGTGGCCTGTCCTGGTGGAGCGCGCCAGGCTGAGAGGAGTCGCGCTGGCGCTCATCAGTGGAACTCTTTCTCCCCACTCGCGGCGCCTCTCGGGCATCGGCGGAGCGCTCGCGCGGGACGCTTATCTCGCGCTCGACGCCATCGGAGCCGCCTCGGCGGACGACGCCGAGCGGTTCGCCGCCGCGGGGATCCCGCGCGCGCGAATCGAAGTCACGGGCGACACGAGCTACGACCAGGTGATCGCGCGCGCCGCGGCCGCGCGGGGATCGCGCGTCGTCGAGGGGCTCGCGTCAACCCGGTTCACGCTCGTCGCGGGATCCACCTGGCCGGCGGACAACCGCGTGCTCTTCCCCGCATGGGAGCGAATCAGGCAGCGCGACTCGAAGGCGCGGCTCATCATCGCGCCGCACGATCTGTCGGACCGGCAGCTCGGCGCCATCGAGGCGTGGGCCCGGCCGTCCTACAAGCTCGCGCGGCTCAGCGAGGCCGGCGCCACCAGCGCGGAGGTGATCATCGTGGACCGATACGGAGTGCTGGGCGACATCTACGCCGTCGCCGACGTCGCGTACGTCGGAGGCGGGCTGCACCGCGCCGGCCTCCACTCCGTGATCGAGCCTGCGGCGTTCGGCGTTCCGGTGATCTACGGCGCGACGCACGCGCGCCGGCGCGACGCGGACCTCCTGCTCGCGGCGGGCGGCGCCGCGGCCATCGACGGCGCGGCTTCGCTGGAGCGCGCGGTCACCGCGTGGCTGCCGGAAGCAAAAAGAAAAACCGCGGGCGCCGGGGCGCTCGCGGTCGTCAGAGGTGAAGCCGGCGCTTCGGAGCGGACCTACGCGCTCCTGACCGCCCTCATGGCCGCGCCGCCCTTGCCGGGTTGA
- a CDS encoding response regulator, with protein sequence MTNTQFPHVLVVDDNHDNANIIRDYLKARGYPISVAYGGEEALEIFEREHPSIVLLDVMMPGRDGWEVCREMKQNNDAAHPVRVIMVTALHDWTNKRQAIQTGADDFVEKPFELSKLANTVERNARMLSPGR encoded by the coding sequence ATGACCAATACGCAGTTTCCCCACGTTCTTGTCGTGGACGACAATCACGACAACGCGAACATCATTCGCGACTACCTGAAGGCACGCGGTTACCCCATAAGCGTCGCCTATGGCGGGGAAGAAGCGCTCGAGATCTTCGAGCGTGAGCACCCGTCCATCGTCCTGCTCGACGTGATGATGCCCGGGCGCGACGGGTGGGAGGTCTGCCGGGAGATGAAGCAGAATAACGACGCCGCGCACCCGGTGCGCGTGATCATGGTCACGGCGCTGCACGACTGGACCAACAAGCGGCAGGCCATTCAGACGGGCGCCGACGATTTCGTCGAGAAACCTTTCGAGCTCTCCAAGCTCGCGAACACGGTGGAGCGCAATGCGCGGATGCTGTCGCCGGGCCGGTAA